Proteins encoded in a region of the Moritella marina ATCC 15381 genome:
- a CDS encoding CBS domain-containing protein, giving the protein MTMQRVMNEMKINAPSIPCGTSLVAVVELFAKHLINAVPVVNSTNEVIGFVSESDCMQALISGSYHCDKPAIVNDVMSKHVATVSPQDSIVDIAIRMTKDNFSVYPVVEANKLVGIISRRDILQVLAENNSQCHKLS; this is encoded by the coding sequence ATGACTATGCAACGCGTAATGAATGAAATGAAAATTAATGCCCCAAGTATTCCCTGTGGCACGTCACTGGTAGCTGTAGTTGAACTGTTTGCTAAGCATTTGATTAATGCCGTTCCGGTAGTGAACTCGACAAATGAAGTGATTGGTTTTGTCTCAGAATCGGATTGCATGCAAGCCTTGATTAGCGGTAGTTACCATTGCGACAAACCTGCTATTGTTAATGACGTTATGAGCAAGCATGTTGCGACAGTCTCTCCACAAGACAGTATTGTTGATATCGCGATCCGTATGACCAAAGATAATTTCAGTGTTTATCCGGTTGTTGAAGCAAATAAGTTGGTGGGTATTATTAGCCGCAGAGACATACTGCAAGTATTGGCTGAAAATAACAGTCAGTGTCATAAACTGAGCTAG